The Prionailurus viverrinus isolate Anna chromosome B2, UM_Priviv_1.0, whole genome shotgun sequence genome contains the following window.
agctgtgtgacctccgGCATTtatcctctctgaccctcagtttggccatctgcaaaatggggtcaAGAAGACCACCCACCTCACTTGGTGATTGGGAGAACTGAAGGAGACAATGCCTGCAAAGCACTTACCACTGCCTGGCATGTTGTAAGGGCCTGATTAATGGGAAGTGTTCTTGTTTTCTGGGCAGACTTTGTCACCAATGTCAGTGCTGAACTCTGGCTGGCCCCACCGAGGGGAGAGCCTCACCCCTTGGGAGCTAGGTCCGCCAGCCGACTCAGACACTGACCCAGGCCACTTGCCCAAGGAGGATCCTGAGGAAACTTCTGAGCAGGTAGTAGgagccctgcccttccctctggcCCCAACATGCTCTCCATCCTACAGACTGACCTCCTCCCCTTTCCACCACCTGAAAGGATGTTAGCCTTTCTGCCCAACCTCCAGTGGCCCTCTTCTCTTTGCAAGAATAATCCTTGTCTCTACAGCCCCCTTGCGTCGGGATATAGGGGTCCACCACCTTCACATTCTTCACATGAATACATGTGAACTTCTTCACGTGAATACACATTACTTCCTCTAGGGGGTCTGTGCTGTCCGGGCAGACTCTAGGCTTTGGCCCTAAGGAGTAAAAGGGGTGACTTAAAGCATAAGAAAGGATACCATTTGGGGGGGGAGCGGGGCCTCCCCAACCTGCCTCCATCAGAGCACAAATGCAGGAGCAGACCACCTGTCCTTGTCTTGATCTTGAAGGAGGGGGTGCTTGGAAGTTGTTCCAGATTGGAGAAGGGGTGGCagtgaggagaggaggaaagaagaggaaggcaaaCCCGACCACCCCTCTCCTGCCGCATCTCCTCAGGACCCTGAAATTCTGAGCTTGGGGGTTCCTGGCTTGGACACCAACTGGGCCCCCAACCAGCCTGGGCTTCGGATCCTCCTGCAGCAGCTGCCTCCACAGGACAGCGACgtgggtctccctctccccagcatcCCTCTTTCTCACTTCCCTCTCTTTATTTACTGTGGGGCCAGAAGCCAGAGGACACGGATCTAGGGCCTAGCTACACTAGTAATTGAAGAAGCCATCCCACTCCAGCCCCAGCCCGAGTTTCCAAGTCCAtacggggcaggggcgggggggggggcgggggggcggggggaggagataGCATCCCCTCTGCTTACAATGCTTAGTTGAggagcaaatgagaaaatggacaTGAACGACTTTTGAAACCGATAATGGAATGTACAAATGTAGAAAGTATGGTTAAGTATTTATTAAGGCCCTGTGTGCGCCCAGACTAAAGGCTTACAGTTCACTTGGGGAGGCAAGACAGGAGAAATGTGGAATACATtggaaaaacacaacagaaagcGATAGTGAGCTACAGCTCACTGGGGGGCAAGGATCTAAATATGTGGTGACAGGGCTCAGTGCTGTGGGCTGTCAGGACCTGAGTGGTGGCCATTCCTGGGGGAAAGTGAGACTGATGTAGACTTATTTCCaactctcttccctctttccctctccttctcaatGTCCTTCTGTGCTGTTATCTTCTGCACCTCCTGGAGGTTCTAAAACCTTCCTCTGACCCAGCGGCTAAGCCTTCTCTCTCCAATTGAACTTCAGTCTTGCCTGCTGGGGGCTCTCCCACTCACAGTGGAGGCCTGTTTTTGCAGGAGCGCTACTGCCTGGCCCTTGGGGAGGATGAGCTGGCAGAGCTGCGGCTCTTCTGTGCTCAGAGGAGGCGGGAGGCCCTGGGACAGGGGGTGGCCCTCCTGGTACCTCCCGAGCTGCCAGAACACACCTGCGAGAAGGTACGtagtgtcccccctcccccattccccttTGCCCTCTCACTTCTGCAGAAGGGGCTAGCTCTAGGGACTCGGGTGGGAAAAGGGGGGATGGACAGCTTGGAAAACttgaggaaaaagagaagccaaGTTTAGGGGTTCTCCAGTGGCGCCTGCAGTGGAGGTGGgcttgccaggggtgggggggagaacagttcggtggggggtgggatggaagCGCCAGGAGGGAAGCTAGGAGCATGATGCGGCCTCTGGGCAGCTGAGCATCCGCGCCCGGCAGTGCAGGGAGCGGCTGAGGCCAGGGGAGTACGGAGTGTTCGCAGCCCGGGCAGGGGAGCGGCGCTACTGGCACCGGGCTTGCTTTGCCTGCCAGGCCTGCGGCCAGGCCCTGATAAACCTCATCTACTTCTACCACGACGGGAGTCTTTATTGCGGCCGCCATCACGCAGAGCTGCTGCGGCCGCGCTGCCCGGCTTGTGACCAGGTACAGCCCCcgaaggcgggggtgggggggggtgggggggtgggggtgggggggtgggggggtggcgctGGGGGAGAACTGGGAGGGTTGCCTAGGGTCCAACGTGGCAGGATGGCAGGATGTAAGGGGACACCTCTTCCAGCACTCAGGAATGGAGAACTCAGAACCAGCCTGGGACTTCTGTGTTCCCTGTGTTCTCGCTTGAGCTTTGGGCATGGGGACTTGTCTTGTACCCTCCCCGACCGCAAGCAGAGTCCCCCAGATTTTCGTGGACTAAGAATTTCTCCGGAGCAGGGAGTGTCGGACAGACGTTCATCTCAGCTTTCCTGGTGCCCAGTGCTGTGCCTGATCAGgcgaggaactgccatactgtcaGTATATGAGGCAGAGTGGAACCCTGGGTTGGGAGTCCAAGCGACCAGGGTCGCACTTCTTCAGGCTGTGCCACCTGCTAGCGGGATCCTGGCCAGGCCAATCAGCCCTCCCTGCATCTGAGAGTGGTGGAGTAGATCAGATGGGATGTCTGTAGACGACGTGCTTTAGCGTTAACTGGGTATAAGGCGTGGTTATTGGGTGAATGAATGAGctagtggatgaatgaatgaatgaatgaactgctctccctccctctcccagctgATCTTCTCCCGGCGCTGCACCGAGGCGGAGGGACGGCGCTGGCACGAGAACCACTTCTGCTGTCAGGACTGCGCCGGGCCCTTGGGCGGGGGACTTTATGCCCTGCCGGGGGGCGGCCCCTGCTGCCCCAGCTGCTTTGAGAGTCGCTATTCGGTTTCCGGCTCGAGCCGGGCCCAGACACTGGAAGGTAGGGCGTCCCCCGGTAAGGGAGGAGAAAGTGCAGATCAAAGGGGAAGGGGGCAGCGGCTTGGGCTGGGCTGAGGAGGGGATTCTCCCGGACTGGGACCCTCGCCCCGGTCCCACGCCGTCCCATCCCTCCAGCAGCGCCCCCGTcccccccaccgcaccccccccccccgacccgaGCCTCGGGGCCCGCAGCTCTCACCGCGCGTCCCTGGCCGGAGCGCTCCAAGGGCCTCCCGAACCCACCCCGCGCCACCGTTGGGGCTGCGGCGCGGGACTCACTCCCGGACTGGGGACGCGGTCGCCCTCTGGTgggcggcggcggggaggggcgggggagccCGATAGAGAAGTCGTGTCCGCGGCGGCGGCGCGCACGgctcgggggcggggcggggcggggtggggcggggcggggggggggccgGGCCCCAACGGGGACTGGCTTCTGGGGCCCGCCCCTCTCTGATCCCGGAGCTGGAGAGTCGGGACTCTGAGATGGGCGTTTCTGACCCGGCCCGGAACAGGGGAGGCGGGTGTTGACAGAGTTGAAGAAAGGGACCGCACCCCGCTGGATGCCGCTACGGTCTCCCGAGCTGCCCTTCTCGTCGCTGCCTCCCGCTCCAGTCTGGAAACCCAGAGGGAGCTGCTTGGATCCAGTCCAAGGCAGCAGCGTCGAACGGGGGACAAGGTGGAGGCACCCACAGGGCGGGAGCAGGGCCGCCTGGAGACGCCCCTCGATGCCTGCTCCACCTGCTCCTCTTCTTCTGACTCGGAACCCGAAGGCTTTTTCTTAGGCCAGCGTCTTCCCGGGCCCTGGAAGACCCCCAGAAGCCTCCAAGCTGGGGACAGCGACACCTCCAGGAAGCACTGCACCATTTGCTAGTGGCGCAGCCCGGAGacgggggagggggtgtgtgatCTGTGAGGTGGGAGAACGAGGCTCTCCTCCCCCTATAAAAATCCTAGACTGAACGCAGTCAAGGGCACGCCTGGGAGAGGCGGCGAGACCACAAACTTGGAGTGCTCCCTCTTAAGCCTGCGTATTCTATGACTTCTGATGGAGACTTTCTTGGggaaccccaccccccaaagctACGCATCCCCTGCTGAGCTAACCCCTATCCCCACCCCCGCAGGCTGGGACAGCCCCATCCTCATCATCTTCCTGAGCCAATGAAGTGATCATTCAGAGACCACGTGTGGCAGTGACAGATTGGCCAGCTGAAGGCCAAGAGGGAGCCAGAGGCGGGACGCGTCCAGGCGACTGTAGTGCCAGGCCGCTCTCCTCCCCTTGAGGAGCTCGGGGACGCGCAGCCCGGGAGTTCTCCCACCCGGACGCCCGACCTCTCTGGAGCAGCTGCGCCCCCTGCCGGTCCGTAGCCGGCGGAAGTGCGAGACCGGAAGTTGCGTATCCTCCGGCGCCGACACCGTGCGTCGGGCGAGGCCTTGTGGATCCCGAGGGTACTACTATGGCTTCCAGTGGGGTCGGCGTGAGCGCCCCGGGGGCGGCGAATGAAACTCCCGAAATTCCGGACAACGTGGGAGATTGGCTTCGGGGCGTCTACCGCTTCGCCACCG
Protein-coding sequences here:
- the PRICKLE4 gene encoding prickle-like protein 4 isoform X1, giving the protein MSVLNSGWPHRGESLTPWELGPPADSDTDPGHLPKEDPEETSEQDPEILSLGVPGLDTNWAPNQPGLRILLQQLPPQDSDERYCLALGEDELAELRLFCAQRRREALGQGVALLVPPELPEHTCEKCRERLRPGEYGVFAARAGERRYWHRACFACQACGQALINLIYFYHDGSLYCGRHHAELLRPRCPACDQLIFSRRCTEAEGRRWHENHFCCQDCAGPLGGGLYALPGGGPCCPSCFESRYSVSGSSRAQTLEGEAGVDRVEERDRTPLDAATVSRAALLVAASRSSLETQRELLGSSPRQQRRTGDKVEAPTGREQGRLETPLDACSTCSSSSDSEPEGFFLGQRLPGPWKTPRSLQAGDSDTSRKHCTIC
- the PRICKLE4 gene encoding prickle-like protein 4 isoform X2, with translation MSVLNSGWPHRGESLTPWELGPPADSDTDPGHLPKEDPEETSEQDPEILSLGVPGLDTNWAPNQPGLRILLQQLPPQDSDERYCLALGEDELAELRLFCAQRRREALGQGVALLVPPELPEHTCEKACGQALINLIYFYHDGSLYCGRHHAELLRPRCPACDQLIFSRRCTEAEGRRWHENHFCCQDCAGPLGGGLYALPGGGPCCPSCFESRYSVSGSSRAQTLEGEAGVDRVEERDRTPLDAATVSRAALLVAASRSSLETQRELLGSSPRQQRRTGDKVEAPTGREQGRLETPLDACSTCSSSSDSEPEGFFLGQRLPGPWKTPRSLQAGDSDTSRKHCTIC
- the PRICKLE4 gene encoding prickle-like protein 4 isoform X3, translated to MSVLNSGWPHRGESLTPWELGPPADSDTDPGHLPKEDPEETSEQDPEILSLGVPGLDTNWAPNQPGLRILLQQLPPQDSDERYCLALGEDELAELRLFCAQRRREALGQGVALLVPPELPEHTCEKLIFSRRCTEAEGRRWHENHFCCQDCAGPLGGGLYALPGGGPCCPSCFESRYSVSGSSRAQTLEGEAGVDRVEERDRTPLDAATVSRAALLVAASRSSLETQRELLGSSPRQQRRTGDKVEAPTGREQGRLETPLDACSTCSSSSDSEPEGFFLGQRLPGPWKTPRSLQAGDSDTSRKHCTIC